One region of Primulina tabacum isolate GXHZ01 chromosome 1, ASM2559414v2, whole genome shotgun sequence genomic DNA includes:
- the LOC142542630 gene encoding uncharacterized protein LOC142542630 translates to MEHPFFPTTTTRAEALRWLTISEKLLSARDLMGSKSFATRARDSDPTLTPADQILAIVDTLLVGDSRIGNNQQDWYSILRLTPQHGRDSELIASQYRNLALILNPQRNKFPFAEQAFRLVVDAWSVLSDPSRKSIYDKELAFYLHSQQQQQQPDPFHNPIPTLPQNFMFFGPSGPSNVAQPQVHAGGSSSGGSVHFPPQVQQLHMAQQQVDSVSVGSTREQQNFMSFASPSNLGFGSPSGSKSSQEPVYKQTQPSYSGFPAGNVAFASWSTQQVNNNKQKEPLQDYPSVDDKTKNDACASENVEDGVNEEEMETVCVQEEGNEGDLSFWTTCPYCFYVYEYPREYADCTLRCQNCRRAFQAVVIPPPPTVDGQEGYFCCWGFLPLGVSMENWEKNRAAASTWTPFSPMFSFPGMGRGRGRKNSGPRVYYDDDDVFVEMSEPSDSDDADWQDNNKIKKKRMSNIKGKGSSGMTNRSAKNVQVDKGKNVNAEDGFVSPNGVEVANKTTGEPSKKGATANARKQPGRVAKNFGKLDLNVEFSNETEEPAAAPPRVNQGNGPGRGEDDNIEGIGFFDGLDEFLSSLPILNVVGDDKVVKAS, encoded by the coding sequence ATGGAGCACCCATTTTTCCCGACAACCACCACGCGTGCGGAGGCGCTTCGGTGGCTGACAATCTCGGAGAAGTTGCTGTCGGCGCGTGACCTGATGGGGAGCAAGTCTTTCGCCACGCGGGCGCGTGACTCCGACCCTACGCTGACACCCGCCGACCAAATCCTGGCTATCGTGGACACGCTCCTTGTCGGCGACAGCCGGATCGGGAACAACCAGCAGGACTGGTACTCGATCCTCCGCCTCACACCGCAGCACGGCCGTGACTCTGAGCTTATAGCTTCCCAGTACCGGAACCTTGCGCTTATCCTCAACCCGCAGAGGAATAAATTCCCCTTTGCCGAGCAGGCTTTTCGGCTTGTTGTTGATGCTTGGTCAGTTCTCTCAGACCCTTCAAGGAAATCGATTTACGATAAAGAACTCGCCTTTTACTTGCATtcgcagcagcagcaacagcagccgGACCCTTTTCATAACCCCATCCCCACATTGCCGCAGAACTTCATGTTCTTCGGGCCCAGCGGCCCAAGTAACGTAGCTCAACCACAAGTTCATGCTGGTGGAAGCAGTAGCGGTGGTTCTGTTCATTTTCCTCCTCAAGTTCAACAGTTACATATGGCACAGCAGCAGGTCGATTCAGTTAGTGTTGGGTCGACCCGCGAACAGCAGAATTTTATGAGTTTTGCTTCGCCTTCTAATTTAGGTTTTGGGTCTCCTTCTGGTTCTAAGTCGAGTCAAGAACCGGTCTATAAGCAGACACAGCCAAGCTATAGTGGCTTTCCTGCTGGTAATGTGGCTTTTGCCTCTTGGTCAACCCAGCAGGTTAATAATAATAAGCAGAAAGAGCCATTACAAGATTATCCTAGTGTTGATGATAAAACTAAGAATGATGCATGTGCTAGTGAGAATGTAGAAGATGGAGTGAATGAGGAAGAAATGGAGACAGTGTGTGTGCAAGAGGAAGGAAATGAAGGCGATTTGAGTTTTTGGACTACATGCCCGTATTGCTTTTATGTGTACGAGTATCCTAGGGAGTATGCTGATTGCACTCTGAGGTGCCAGAACTGTAGAAGGGCATTTCAAGCAGTGGTGATTCCACCACCACCAACAGTGGATGGGCAAGAGGGGTACTTCTGCTGCTGGGGCTTTTTGCCATTGGGCGTCTCGATGGAGAATTGGGAGAAAAATAGGGCTGCAGCTTCGACATGGACCCCGTTTTCGCCCATGTTCTCTTTCCCTGGAATGGGTAGGGGACGGGGAAGGAAGAATTCAGGTCCGAGGGTTTactatgatgatgatgatgtttttgTGGAGATGTCGGAGCCAAGTGATTCAGATGATGCCGATTGGCAGGATAATAATAAGATTAAGAAAAAGAGAATGAGTAATATCAAAGGAAAGGGCTCAAGTGGGATGACGAACAGAAGTGCTAAGAATGTGCAAGTTGATAAAGGTAAGAATGTGAACGCGGAAGATGGATTTGTATCTCCTAACGGGGTAGAGGTGGCAAATAAGACAACAGGTGAGCCTTCTAAGAAAGGAGCTACGGCCAATGCTCGGAAGCAACCTGGCAGGGTTGCCAAGAATTTCGGGAAATTGGATTTGAATGTAGAGTTTAGCAATGAAACTGAGGAGCCTGCAGCTGCACCGCCTAGGGTGAACCAAGGGAATGGACCAGGACGTGGGGAGGATGATAACATAGAAGGCATTGGTTTTTTTGACGGTCTTGATGAATTTCTCAGCAGTCTTCCGATTCTTAATGTTGTGGGCGATGACAAGGTTGTCAAGGCTTCTTGA